One window of Triticum dicoccoides isolate Atlit2015 ecotype Zavitan chromosome 5A, WEW_v2.0, whole genome shotgun sequence genomic DNA carries:
- the LOC119297064 gene encoding osmotin-like protein, translating to MAKHLAFVLLVLAALAAFSSATKLTIHNLCPHPVWPLVTPNAGLPSISDNAARLDTNAILSLTFPSTFWAGRVAARTGCDDGTLPPRGCFTGDAPPSTVAQITVHDSGNLDLAAYSVSLVNGFNVPMVLSPQAGGGQCPALGCAVDLNCDCPPDNRAAEGTACHGPAGYFKNRCPLTRTTSTDVEPVPQSCRAPGELKIVLCQSSMLQRGAAAAEDTDMVIRTIVADN from the coding sequence ATGGCCAAGcatctcgccttcgtcctcctcgtccttgccgcccTAGCCGCCTTCTCGTCGGCGACCAAGCTGACCATCCACAACCTCTGTCCGCACCCGGTCTGGCCGCTCGTCACCCCCAACGCCGGCCTTCCCTCCATCTCCGACAATGCTGCGCGCCTCGACACCAACGCGATTCTCTCCCTCACCTTTCCGTCCACCTTCTGGGCAGGCCGCGTCGCGGCCCGCACCGGCTGCGACGACGGAACGTTGCCGCCGCGCGGGTGCTTCACGGGCGACGCGCCGCCATCCACCGTCGCGCAGATCACGGTCCACGACAGCGGGAACCTGGACCTCGCCGCGTACAGCGTCAGTCTCGTAAACGGGTTCAACGTGCCGATGGTGTTGAGTCCGCAGGCCGGCGGCGGGCAGTGTCCGGCGCTCGGCTGCGCCGTGGACCTCAACTGCGACTGCCCTCCGGACAACCGGGCCGCCGAAGGCACCGCGTGCCACGGGCCCGCGGGGTACTTCAAGAACCGTTGCCCGCTCACGAGGACGACGTCGACCGACGTGGAGCCCGTGCCGCAGAGCTGCCGCGCGCCCGGTGAGCTCAAGATCGTCCTCTGCCAGTCGTCCATGCTCCAGCGCggcgccgcggcggcggaggacacCGACATGGTCATCCGCACTATCGTCGCCGACAACTAG